One Pseudothermotoga sp. genomic window carries:
- a CDS encoding aldolase/citrate lyase family protein, translating to MRENRTKRLLKEGKHAIGIMVSEIRTPGIAQMLATAGFDFFVIDTEHSPFTLETVQDMVWAARAGGITPIVRVPTRYGHHNLSRPLDSGAEGLLVPQVETREEVEQIIKATKYYPLGERGMALRRTPTGFASLKGEEVTKWANENTLIILQIESKEAIDNLESLILPGVDACLIGPNDLSQSLGVPGDTKHPLVQEYVDKFVQKCLRLNVPCGIHLPTPEALQPWIEKGMKLLMCSSDINLIVDGGKKVVDTLKQMIQGR from the coding sequence ATGCGTGAAAACAGAACGAAAAGACTTTTGAAGGAAGGTAAACATGCGATCGGCATCATGGTCAGCGAGATAAGAACTCCCGGTATTGCGCAGATGCTTGCAACTGCTGGTTTTGATTTCTTTGTCATAGACACAGAGCATTCTCCTTTCACTCTCGAAACCGTTCAAGACATGGTGTGGGCCGCCAGGGCGGGTGGTATAACACCCATCGTCAGGGTGCCGACGAGATATGGTCATCACAATCTCTCGAGACCTCTCGACAGTGGTGCGGAGGGTTTGCTTGTGCCACAGGTAGAGACACGCGAAGAAGTCGAGCAGATAATCAAGGCCACCAAGTACTATCCACTCGGTGAAAGAGGTATGGCGCTCAGAAGAACCCCAACAGGTTTTGCCTCTCTCAAAGGAGAGGAAGTCACCAAATGGGCCAACGAAAACACGTTGATCATTCTGCAAATAGAGAGTAAAGAAGCTATAGATAACCTTGAAAGTCTAATCTTACCTGGCGTCGATGCATGTCTCATAGGTCCCAACGATCTTTCACAGAGTCTGGGAGTGCCGGGTGACACGAAGCATCCATTGGTCCAGGAGTACGTGGATAAGTTCGTGCAGAAATGTTTGAGGCTCAATGTACCTTGTGGCATACATTTACCCACTCCTGAAGCCCTCCAACCTTGGATAGAAAAAGGAATGAAATTACTCATGTGTTCGAGTGATATAAATTTGATAGTCGATGGCGGAAAGAAAGTTGTTGACACGTTGAAGCAGATGATCCAAGGGAGGTGA
- a CDS encoding sugar phosphate isomerase/epimerase, whose protein sequence is MGLIHFMAYPNAGTEEEILSTVKCVLQDEFFQAIEISALVEETTLKKIGKMCEVAKVDLLIAAQPLVLSKKLNLNSLNDEERKTAIEEIKKAVDKAYASGAKAIAFLSGKMPEAIHIEMAKERLVDSLSQICDYAKERSSEFGYTLAVNLEVFDYSIEKNALVGPAPVAFEIASKVRSFHDNFGLTIDLSHQPLVFEDAFYTLTLLSAFVTHIHVGNAVLEPGHPAYGDQHPRFGIKGGKNDVEELSYFLKALFKINYFDKKVATSKPVISFEVKPLPNEDPDLVVANAKRTFLAAYAKLLKEV, encoded by the coding sequence ATGGGTTTGATACACTTCATGGCATATCCAAATGCGGGGACTGAAGAAGAGATCCTTTCCACAGTCAAATGTGTGCTTCAAGACGAATTCTTCCAAGCCATAGAGATCAGTGCCCTCGTTGAAGAAACCACCTTGAAAAAGATAGGTAAAATGTGCGAGGTTGCAAAGGTAGACCTTTTGATAGCTGCTCAACCGTTAGTGCTCTCAAAGAAGTTGAACTTGAACTCTCTGAACGATGAGGAGAGGAAAACAGCAATTGAAGAAATCAAGAAGGCTGTTGATAAAGCGTACGCCTCAGGTGCCAAGGCGATAGCTTTTTTGAGCGGTAAGATGCCCGAAGCGATACACATCGAAATGGCAAAAGAAAGACTTGTAGATTCGCTCTCTCAAATCTGTGATTATGCGAAAGAAAGATCGAGTGAGTTTGGTTACACTCTCGCAGTGAACCTTGAAGTTTTCGATTATTCTATCGAAAAAAATGCTTTGGTTGGTCCAGCCCCCGTGGCTTTCGAGATTGCATCGAAGGTCAGATCTTTCCATGATAACTTTGGCTTGACGATCGATCTTTCTCATCAACCTCTAGTGTTCGAAGATGCCTTTTACACGTTGACATTGCTCTCAGCTTTTGTGACACACATACACGTGGGTAACGCGGTTCTCGAACCAGGTCATCCAGCTTACGGTGATCAGCATCCAAGGTTCGGTATAAAAGGTGGAAAGAACGACGTGGAAGAACTCTCATATTTTTTGAAAGCTTTGTTCAAGATTAACTATTTCGATAAGAAAGTCGCCACGAGTAAACCGGTGATATCTTTCGAGGTCAAGCCTCTGCCAAACGAAGATCCTGATTTGGTTGTGGCGAATGCTAAGAGGACTTTCTTAGCAGCCTATGCGAAACTTCTGAAGGAGGTTTGA
- a CDS encoding D-glycerate dehydrogenase: MKRFKVFVTRKILEEGLNMLREKFDVEVSDYDGVIPRRMLLEKVKGVDAILSLLTDTIDAEVMDAAGPNLKIVANYAVGYNNIDVEEATKRGILVTNTPGVLTETTADLAWALMMAIARRIVEADRFVREGKFRGWEPMLLLGTDVYGATLGIVGFGRIGQAMARRALGFNMKVLYYDNARVPEQIEKELKATYVDLPTLLKESDFVSLHVPLTKETHHLIGEKELRMMKRGAYLINTARGPVVDEKALVKALKEGWIKGAALDVFENEPEVEPELLKLDNVVLAPHIASASYATRSRMSIMVAENIIKALNGEVPPNLVNPEVLQKRK, encoded by the coding sequence ATGAAGAGGTTCAAAGTTTTCGTCACACGAAAGATCCTAGAAGAGGGTTTGAACATGCTCAGAGAAAAATTCGATGTCGAAGTGAGTGATTATGACGGAGTCATTCCAAGGAGAATGCTTCTGGAAAAAGTCAAAGGAGTCGATGCCATACTGAGTTTGCTCACCGATACGATAGATGCCGAAGTGATGGATGCAGCTGGGCCCAACTTGAAAATCGTAGCGAACTACGCTGTGGGGTACAACAACATCGATGTGGAGGAAGCCACAAAGCGCGGTATTTTGGTCACAAACACACCCGGGGTACTCACAGAAACCACGGCAGATTTGGCTTGGGCCTTGATGATGGCCATAGCTCGAAGGATCGTTGAAGCGGACAGATTTGTCAGAGAAGGAAAATTCCGTGGTTGGGAACCCATGCTTCTGCTTGGAACGGATGTTTATGGAGCAACACTTGGTATCGTCGGTTTTGGACGTATAGGTCAAGCAATGGCTCGGAGAGCTCTAGGATTCAATATGAAGGTTCTATACTACGATAACGCCAGAGTGCCTGAACAAATAGAAAAAGAATTGAAGGCTACATACGTCGATCTTCCAACGCTTCTGAAAGAATCCGATTTCGTTTCGTTACATGTTCCCCTAACGAAAGAAACTCACCATTTAATCGGTGAAAAAGAGCTCAGGATGATGAAGAGGGGAGCTTATTTGATCAACACAGCTAGAGGTCCTGTCGTGGACGAAAAAGCTTTGGTGAAGGCCCTGAAGGAAGGTTGGATCAAGGGAGCCGCACTCGACGTGTTCGAAAATGAACCCGAAGTTGAACCAGAATTGCTGAAACTCGATAACGTTGTCCTCGCACCACACATTGCCTCCGCATCTTACGCAACGAGATCCAGAATGTCCATCATGGTGGCAGAAAACATCATCAAAGCCTTGAATGGTGAAGTCCCACCGAATTTAGTCAACCCAGAAGTATTACAAAAAAGAAAGTGA